Proteins encoded in a region of the Frondihabitans sp. 762G35 genome:
- a CDS encoding zinc ribbon domain-containing protein: MHCPTCSSPLPDGAMFCGQCGRSITGADWAAFRRRGSEADVAEGEAPESIPAWQLQEPPAAAVPAGTPWWVGDRDPDDAGVDEVAPLAAPEEPSPAEPSPSQLSPSAPSPAEPSPSQPMDLTHPQPEQPADVSSAPPSSQPTADDESGARTAARHEVTEPDAGAGAPAPTEPARPAPLRRPDGVDAPSGRPTSAPLWTASLTPVTDTEADAGADAESSAAHGESPLDTPRDAPAPIVDESDQPDRTEDVRPVEAPRPGDTNVIAPLVAPASELVDGRLHCTNCGAPLHEDDIFCGECGAVRASVAQSFTGPITPIITDPAPTSAASPRESPGRPAAPANAEPSTGAPANDAPRADEPAPAPESAPPAAPQAKKRRLFGRRGQDAAPQLWSTPAAGFPSPTAAPGPTASPSPSTPTGAEIPPIPGGPLPASAPDPEPGPPPLSVDEVPVAPRATPSVPVPAPLAATPVAAPSQTAEPVLAPVPKAPESPRSAAPWLVGSGEDDVEKTRIVRRQPLGEPFVLQFSTGESFTVQGSGLVGRAPTPQPGEAIDLLVRIVDPGKSVSKTHLEFGQEDGALWVSDRWSGNGSVVREPSSEARPCEPGKRVRVVRGSRVDIGEQFFIVH, translated from the coding sequence ATGCACTGCCCCACCTGCTCGAGTCCCCTTCCCGACGGAGCCATGTTCTGCGGTCAGTGCGGGCGGTCCATCACCGGCGCCGACTGGGCGGCGTTCCGACGCCGTGGCAGCGAGGCCGACGTCGCGGAGGGCGAGGCCCCCGAGTCGATTCCCGCGTGGCAGCTGCAGGAGCCTCCTGCCGCGGCCGTTCCGGCGGGTACGCCGTGGTGGGTCGGCGATCGCGACCCGGACGATGCCGGCGTCGACGAGGTCGCCCCGCTCGCCGCCCCGGAGGAGCCGTCGCCCGCGGAGCCGTCGCCCTCACAGCTGTCTCCCTCAGCGCCGTCGCCCGCGGAGCCGTCTCCCTCACAGCCGATGGATCTCACGCACCCACAGCCGGAGCAGCCCGCCGACGTCTCGTCGGCCCCGCCCTCTTCTCAGCCGACGGCTGACGACGAGTCCGGCGCACGGACCGCCGCGCGTCACGAGGTGACGGAACCCGATGCCGGGGCCGGGGCTCCTGCCCCCACCGAGCCGGCCCGACCGGCACCCCTCCGGCGCCCGGACGGCGTCGACGCGCCGTCGGGCAGGCCGACGTCCGCTCCCCTCTGGACGGCATCGCTGACGCCCGTGACGGACACCGAGGCCGACGCCGGGGCCGACGCGGAGTCGTCGGCCGCGCACGGAGAGAGCCCGCTCGACACTCCGCGGGACGCCCCGGCGCCGATCGTCGACGAGTCGGACCAGCCGGACCGCACGGAGGACGTCCGACCCGTCGAGGCCCCGCGCCCCGGCGACACCAACGTCATCGCGCCCCTCGTCGCACCGGCCTCGGAACTCGTCGACGGCCGGCTGCACTGCACGAACTGCGGCGCGCCGCTGCACGAGGACGACATCTTCTGCGGCGAATGCGGCGCCGTCCGGGCTTCGGTCGCGCAGTCCTTCACCGGACCGATCACTCCGATCATCACCGATCCCGCGCCGACGAGCGCCGCATCACCGCGGGAGTCGCCGGGTCGCCCGGCCGCGCCTGCGAACGCCGAGCCCTCGACCGGAGCCCCCGCGAACGACGCGCCCCGGGCCGATGAGCCGGCGCCGGCCCCGGAGAGCGCGCCTCCGGCGGCTCCGCAGGCCAAGAAGCGTCGGCTGTTCGGCCGTCGCGGTCAGGACGCCGCGCCGCAGCTCTGGTCGACGCCCGCCGCCGGCTTCCCGTCCCCGACCGCCGCACCGGGACCGACGGCCTCGCCGTCCCCGTCGACGCCGACGGGTGCCGAGATCCCGCCGATCCCGGGCGGACCGCTTCCGGCGTCCGCGCCGGACCCCGAACCCGGCCCGCCGCCGCTGAGCGTCGACGAGGTGCCCGTCGCACCGCGAGCGACCCCGTCCGTCCCCGTTCCCGCCCCGCTCGCCGCGACACCCGTGGCCGCCCCGTCGCAGACCGCCGAGCCCGTCCTGGCCCCGGTGCCGAAGGCTCCGGAGTCGCCCCGGTCGGCCGCGCCGTGGCTGGTCGGATCGGGTGAGGACGACGTCGAGAAGACGCGCATCGTCCGACGCCAGCCGCTGGGTGAGCCGTTCGTGCTGCAGTTCAGCACCGGGGAGAGCTTCACGGTGCAGGGGAGCGGCCTCGTCGGGCGCGCCCCGACACCGCAACCGGGTGAGGCCATCGACCTGCTCGTGCGGATCGTCGACCCGGGCAAGTCGGTGTCGAAGACGCACCTCGAGTTCGGGCAGGAGGACGGCGCGCTCTGGGTCTCCGACCGATGGTCGGGCAACGGCTCGGTCGTCCGAGAGCCGTCGAGCGAGGCACGACCGTGCGAGCCCGGCAAGCGGGTCCGGGTCGTCAGGGGCTCCCGCGTCGACATCGGCGAGCAGTTCTTCATCGTGCACTGA
- a CDS encoding transglutaminase domain-containing protein, translating into MSAVSASARPSAPLRPRSTRSRLTVAAAVGQTLFFVAILAAAVVPFWPVYRSAEFLVLVGVTLALAAVISLAGVFLRLSSLWILLLVVVAFGVFGVGLAVPSQALFGFLPTIGGLRELVAGVALAWKQLVTITLPVGAYQALLVPVFVLLLVGGVVGLSVALRSRRPEVALVVPVVVFVAGIVLGPSEPVLPLVTGLLLLALSVLWLVLFRLRRRRLALERLTRQTALGSRAGAIPVAVGASRAAEAVVVHRSGNRAVARRAVGGTLVTLLVAGALGVGAASVLAPQGARWVARTAVIKPFDPRDYLSPLSGFRAYEQQPAVDSAQLTVTGLAPGQFVRIATLDTYDGVTFSVGSDRTSTASGTFTRVPTSFDQSKVTGRQQTVGVRVDGYSGVWLPTVGQLETVDFSGADAASLRDAFFYNDSTGTAAVVGGVGQGVDYRLTTVAPTQPTSEQLAALTPGDRSVPTPSAVPTSLKTALESYVDGVDGQGARLQAALDGLRKNGYISHGVSSGEPVSRSGHGSDRLAQLFTDKLMVGDAEQYSAAAALMADQLGFPARVVLGFRSESSTGGSTTFRGSDITSLIEVDTAQFGWVTLDPNPAPRAIPDQTKQDPNQVSRPRSVIPPPQQQQDPQVDQTQPQSKQDNPAEQPAWLGVLLGVVRIAAWVLLVAGIAMAPFLTVVAVKARRRLRRRRDRDPVRRVTSGWREFEDAVVDHGIDTPASATRSEVAAAVGGRRPAVLARVVDRSVFSPDEADPADADRVWKAVGEMRVQLDSRLTRWERFKAAVSTRSLRRYHGRKASKR; encoded by the coding sequence GTGAGCGCCGTGTCCGCGTCGGCGAGGCCGTCCGCGCCGCTCCGGCCGCGATCGACCAGGAGCCGGCTCACCGTGGCCGCGGCCGTCGGCCAGACCCTCTTCTTCGTGGCGATCCTCGCGGCCGCCGTCGTGCCGTTCTGGCCGGTCTACCGGAGCGCCGAATTCCTCGTCCTCGTCGGAGTCACGCTGGCCCTCGCCGCGGTGATCTCGCTGGCGGGGGTGTTCCTGCGGTTGTCGAGCCTCTGGATCCTGCTGCTCGTCGTCGTCGCGTTCGGGGTGTTCGGCGTCGGGCTGGCCGTGCCGAGCCAGGCGCTCTTCGGCTTCCTGCCGACGATCGGCGGACTCCGCGAGCTCGTGGCCGGCGTCGCGCTAGCCTGGAAGCAGCTCGTGACGATCACGCTGCCCGTCGGCGCCTACCAGGCTCTCCTCGTCCCCGTGTTCGTGCTCCTCCTCGTCGGCGGCGTGGTCGGCCTGTCGGTCGCCCTGCGGTCGCGGCGACCCGAGGTCGCCCTCGTCGTGCCGGTCGTCGTCTTCGTCGCCGGGATCGTGCTCGGCCCCAGCGAGCCCGTGCTGCCGCTGGTGACGGGGCTCCTGCTGCTCGCCCTCAGCGTCCTCTGGCTCGTGCTCTTCCGCCTCCGCCGGCGGCGACTCGCTCTCGAGCGGCTGACCCGGCAGACGGCTCTCGGATCCCGGGCCGGAGCGATCCCGGTCGCGGTGGGTGCCTCGCGCGCGGCCGAAGCGGTCGTCGTCCACCGGTCCGGCAATCGCGCTGTCGCCCGGCGGGCCGTGGGCGGGACCCTCGTGACGCTCCTCGTCGCCGGTGCCCTCGGTGTCGGTGCGGCGTCGGTGCTGGCGCCGCAGGGTGCGCGCTGGGTCGCGCGGACGGCCGTCATCAAGCCCTTCGACCCCCGCGACTACCTGAGCCCGCTCAGCGGCTTCCGGGCCTACGAGCAGCAACCGGCGGTCGACTCCGCCCAGCTGACGGTGACGGGGCTCGCGCCCGGGCAGTTCGTCCGGATCGCGACCCTCGACACCTACGACGGTGTGACCTTCTCGGTCGGCAGCGACCGCACCTCGACCGCCTCGGGGACCTTCACGCGCGTCCCGACCTCGTTCGACCAGTCGAAGGTGACGGGTCGGCAGCAGACGGTCGGCGTCCGGGTCGACGGCTACTCGGGCGTCTGGCTGCCGACGGTCGGACAGCTCGAGACCGTCGACTTCTCCGGAGCGGACGCCGCGAGCCTGCGTGACGCGTTCTTCTACAACGACAGCACGGGCACCGCCGCCGTCGTCGGGGGAGTGGGGCAGGGGGTCGACTACCGTCTGACCACCGTCGCTCCCACGCAGCCGACCAGCGAGCAACTCGCCGCGCTGACTCCGGGCGACCGGTCGGTCCCGACGCCGTCCGCCGTCCCGACGTCGCTCAAGACCGCCTTGGAGTCCTACGTCGACGGCGTCGACGGCCAGGGCGCGCGCCTCCAAGCGGCGCTCGACGGCCTCCGGAAGAACGGCTACATCAGCCACGGGGTCTCCTCGGGAGAGCCGGTCAGCCGTTCCGGGCACGGATCCGACCGGCTCGCCCAGCTCTTCACCGACAAGCTCATGGTCGGCGACGCCGAGCAGTACTCGGCGGCCGCGGCCCTGATGGCCGACCAGCTCGGCTTCCCCGCCCGCGTCGTGCTCGGCTTCCGCTCCGAGTCGTCGACCGGGGGGAGCACGACGTTCCGCGGCTCCGACATCACGAGCCTGATCGAGGTCGACACCGCCCAGTTCGGCTGGGTGACGCTCGACCCGAACCCCGCACCCCGGGCGATCCCCGACCAGACGAAGCAGGACCCCAATCAGGTCTCGCGGCCCCGGTCGGTCATCCCGCCGCCCCAGCAGCAGCAGGATCCCCAGGTCGACCAGACGCAGCCGCAGAGCAAGCAGGACAACCCGGCGGAGCAGCCGGCGTGGCTCGGGGTGCTCCTCGGGGTCGTCCGCATCGCCGCGTGGGTGCTGCTCGTGGCCGGAATCGCCATGGCGCCGTTCCTGACGGTGGTCGCGGTGAAGGCCCGGCGCCGGCTGCGTCGGAGGCGCGATCGCGACCCGGTCCGCCGGGTGACCTCCGGGTGGCGGGAGTTCGAGGACGCCGTCGTCGACCACGGCATCGACACGCCCGCGTCCGCGACGCGCTCGGAGGTCGCGGCAGCCGTCGGCGGACGGCGCCCGGCCGTCCTCGCCCGGGTCGTCGACCGCTCCGTCTTCTCTCCCGACGAGGCCGACCCGGCCGACGCGGATCGCGTCTGGAAGGCCGTCGGCGAGATGCGCGTCCAGCTCGATTCGCGTCTGACGAGGTGGGAGCGATTCAAGGCCGCCGTCTCCACCCGCTCCCTGCGTCGCTACCATGGCCGGAAAGCATCCAAGCGTTAG
- a CDS encoding DUF58 domain-containing protein has product MTRSSRRADPQESRGDAAYGTGTEGLTNARTRIVGTRTGFTADVVILAVRLWRAVATVVAGWARAASSVVTPAGWVALGLAPAALVAGYALAWVEFVVVGFALVVLLLLAALYAVGRNAFTIDLDLPHLRVAVGEEATGQVRVTNPTRRRVLGVTVEIPIGRGLAEITLPGLRAGDTVEESFVVPTARRGVIPVGPVRTVRGDPIGLVRRELDWTGVVELFVHPRTIGIPSTSTGLIRDLEGNPTRDLSASDISFHALREYVPGDDRRHIHWKSSARAGSYMVRQFEETRRSHIVIALSLANADFATEDEFELAVSVAASLGVRAIRDAREVSVVVSERTPEFAKRKTLAVKSLGTLTRTRLLDELAVVTFDESALRITDVARVTGDEVGGISVAFLVVGSTTTITELRAAAAAFPPGVEAVAIVCDPEVVPGMVRIAGMTVLTVGYLEDLQKSMAKAVSA; this is encoded by the coding sequence GTGACACGCTCGTCCCGGCGGGCCGACCCGCAGGAGTCGCGGGGCGACGCCGCCTACGGCACCGGCACCGAGGGGCTCACCAACGCACGCACGCGGATCGTCGGCACGCGCACGGGTTTCACCGCCGACGTGGTGATCCTCGCCGTCCGCCTGTGGCGCGCGGTGGCCACCGTCGTCGCCGGGTGGGCGCGCGCGGCGTCGAGCGTCGTCACCCCGGCGGGGTGGGTCGCCCTCGGCCTCGCCCCGGCCGCCCTCGTCGCGGGGTACGCCCTCGCCTGGGTCGAGTTCGTCGTCGTCGGCTTCGCCCTCGTCGTCCTCCTCCTGCTGGCCGCGCTCTACGCGGTGGGCCGCAACGCCTTCACGATCGACCTCGACCTGCCTCACCTCCGCGTGGCGGTCGGCGAGGAGGCGACGGGGCAGGTCCGCGTGACCAATCCGACCCGGCGCCGGGTGCTCGGCGTGACCGTGGAGATCCCGATCGGGCGCGGTCTGGCCGAGATCACGCTGCCGGGTCTCCGGGCGGGCGACACGGTCGAGGAGTCCTTCGTCGTTCCCACGGCTCGGCGCGGCGTGATCCCCGTCGGTCCGGTCCGGACCGTCCGCGGCGACCCGATCGGGCTCGTCCGCCGCGAGCTCGACTGGACCGGCGTGGTGGAGCTCTTCGTCCATCCCCGCACGATCGGCATCCCCTCGACCAGCACCGGTCTCATCCGCGATCTCGAGGGCAACCCGACGCGCGATCTGTCGGCGAGCGACATCTCGTTCCACGCTCTCCGGGAGTACGTGCCGGGCGACGATCGGCGCCACATCCATTGGAAGTCCTCGGCGCGAGCCGGGTCGTACATGGTCCGCCAGTTCGAGGAGACCCGTCGGAGCCACATCGTCATCGCCCTCAGCCTGGCCAACGCCGACTTCGCGACCGAGGACGAGTTCGAGCTCGCGGTCAGCGTCGCGGCCTCGCTCGGCGTCCGTGCCATCCGCGACGCCCGCGAGGTGAGCGTGGTGGTGAGCGAGCGCACCCCGGAGTTCGCCAAGCGCAAGACGCTCGCGGTGAAGTCCCTCGGCACGCTGACGCGGACGCGGCTCCTCGACGAGCTCGCCGTCGTGACCTTCGACGAGTCGGCGCTCCGCATCACCGACGTCGCCCGGGTGACCGGCGACGAGGTCGGCGGCATCTCCGTGGCGTTCCTCGTCGTCGGCTCGACGACCACCATCACGGAGCTCCGTGCGGCCGCGGCCGCCTTCCCGCCCGGTGTCGAGGCGGTGGCCATCGTGTGCGACCCCGAGGTCGTGCCGGGCATGGTGCGGATCGCGGGCATGACGGTCCTGACGGTCGGCTATCTCGAGGACCTCCAGAAGTCGATGGCCAAGGCGGTGTCCGCGTGA